The sequence below is a genomic window from Nicotiana tomentosiformis chromosome 6, ASM39032v3, whole genome shotgun sequence.
TTTCTATTCTCTTAGGAATAAAAAATACGTAGTACCAGAAATATATTCTTAGATTTTTAGTTCACGAAATATTTGCAAGAAAACAAGTTACTTATATGTTAGTAATTGATCTTAACCAATAAAAGATCTCACTGATTACCAGAAAAATTTGTTTTGGTAAACCAAATTGTTTTATTTGCACTGAAATTAGTTTCATCTCTTACATACTAAACATCACATCTGCATACGTGTTAAAGGGTACTACTACTACTCTCCTAAACAAGAAGTTACTGTCACATAAAGTGTGACAGAAGAATAATGAATGCATCACGCCAAAAACTCAACAAAGTGTGTAATGACGATATACGAGGATTATAGAGTGCATCACCCCGAGTCACTAGCCAAGTAGCAATACAGTAAAAATTTATTATCCGTGTATTCAGAATTTAAACTTTATGTGTTTCAATTTTAATGTATTCCATCAAATTTAGTGGATTCACAATTTATTATTTGTACATATTCAATAATCACAATAAATGCATAAATTGTACTATTTGTATATAAATGTTTTTCTAATAATTTCTAATATTTATTTTTACCTCATTAAATCTACTTAACAATAGTAAATTAATGTAATGTAAACATTCCGTTAATTTTGCAGTAGCAACATAACGTtagtttttttttggggggggggggggggggggggttgttacAGTAAAAATGTCACTATCATGGATTCATTGTTACCCATTGAGGTCAGCCCCACATATAATTAATCAAACTAATATGTCTTGATTTTCGTTCTGTAATCCTCAATTTCATACTTAATGGAATTGGAAGGCTAGTTGTAACATTTATGATGGTGTGAAATctaatttctcattttttttcaGTTCAGAAGATAATTTGTTAATATTTTAGCGTCGGAATTGAATGTCATTTGGCAAAAGATCATGGAATATTTTGATTTTATTGATTATGACAGGAAGATAGAAGAAATATGGTCCCCTAGGAATCATCCCTCTCTGCCCAAAATTTTGTTTTGTTCATTAATATCTCGCTGTGATTTTTGATTATAGCTTATTATTTCTCTGATTTCTAGCCTAGTTTTAGAAACGGTGAGGTTCACCATTCACCTAATTTCATCATTGCGTTTGGCAACTATATATCCAAGTTTACCTCGTGTTTATTTTTgtggtaattaattaattaattaattaattatggtgaCTAAATTGTTGTgaatgtgtatgtatatataggCAAAGGTGTTCCACTACGGATCGATAAGTTTGATAGTGGAGCCATGCAGATCAGCACATTTGAAGGCAATGGAAGTGGCAAAGGAGGCAGGGGCATTGCTCTCTTATGACCCAAACCTCCGTTTGCCGCTGTGGCCGTCGGCAGAGGAGGCGAGGAAGCAAATCAAGAGCATCTGGGACAAGGCAGATGTGATCAAGGTGAGTGATGTGGAGCTGGAATTCCTAACTGGAAGTGACAAGATTGATGACGAATCTGCCATGTCCTTATGGCATCCCAATTTGAAGCTCCTCTTGGTCACCCTTGGTGAGAAAGGCTGCAATTATTACACTAAGGTATATCAATGTTTCTTCTACTCTTTTACCTATTTATTTGTCATTTTGTAGAGGTTATAACTCGTGGCGGAGGCCGGATCTCCGCGAAGgggttcaaaaagaaaaaaattaaaaaaaattatagctAGTGAGAATTGAACCTATGACCTTATAAAAGTTTTGAACCCCTTGACCACTAAGCTAAACTTTTGGGATGTGTCAAGGGAattcaaaacttaatatatagaAGTAAAATACAGATTTTGCCTTacatatacagtgtaatttttcggcgaacCGGCCCCTAAATCCGCCCCCGGTTATAACCACTGCAAAAAAAGAGATTATAATACTTAGGCACAATGTAAAAGACTTGTTACACTATTAGATTACTTAAAAAGATTAATACAGGTATCGTCCGTAAgattttgaaagataatacatgCATgacatatatttatatttaatttttttcactAATAGTATATGTTTCTTCTCTCTTTTACCTATTTTTGTGTTTATATATTTGTCCACATTCTTGAAAATCTATGAAGATAAAATCGGGCTCAAATTCGATTAATATTCTCTACATGGGACATGTTGTGTCTGTCACTTTGCAGAGGTTATAACCACTAAAAAAAAAGAGACTATAATACTTAGGCACAATATAAAAGACTTTTACGAGATTACTTAAAAGATTACTATAAGTATCATCGATAAAATTTTGAAAGATAAGTTATCTATTAGTAACAATTTAAAATAtggttaaaaaaaattaaagataagTTATCTATTAGTAACAATTTAAAATATGGTTAAAAAAAATTACCTCTCAGTGCAGAGTATATGCAAAATTACCTCTCAGTGCAGTGTATATGCCCTCTcaatgtatataagttaaataatGTCCTTTTTACCTTTCTTTGTTACTCCTACTTTATTAGGTTGCTTGTTATTGAATTCTCTAGTACATAGCTGTAAAGTGGAAAGAAGGTCAGTGAGGACTTTGAAGAAATGAACCACAGTGTTTAATTGTAATAATTAAAGTCGTACCAAGTAGGCTAAGGTGGACCGACAGCACTTAAGCACGAATTAACACTATTTAATTTCATTGGATGTGCATAATTTTGTTTCATCCACTTATCTCAGCCGAAAGGTCAGAAGGATTATGCCATAATTTAAGTATTCTTTACTTTTCGCCGTACTGCTAATTAGTAATTAAGCTGAGTGTCCCTTCATAGCCAATAAGGACGCATATCTTTTGGTCTTTCTTTTATTAATTAGAATCTATGATTTTAATACACTGACAAAGTTGAATAGTAGTTGTGTGCTTACTCATTGTATTATATAGTAGAGAAACATAGACAGAATGCCTACATTATTAACTATCCCTAAGTACTTTTAGTAGGCCACACTTGGGCTTAGTTATTGTACCTTTCACATATAGTACATCTATATTTGttcctttttaataatttctctaaaataaaataaatttggagagAGAAGTTTGTAATGTGTTACTACTAATAATTTGATCTAACTTTATCTTTTGGGATGTAGAATTTCCATGGAGGCGTAGAGGCATTCCATGTGAAGACTGTTGACACAACCGGAGCTGGCGATTCTTTTGTTGGTGCCCTTCTAACCAAGATTGTTGATGACCAATCCATTCTTGAGGTAAGGATTAAAATTAATACCTTTATAATTCTTATCCCTAAACAAAAAATGGGAGTTAATTAATTTGTTGAAAAACTGAAAAATGTAGGATGAAGCAAGGCTGAAGGAAGTACTAAGGTTTGCATGTGCATGTGGAGCCATCACAACAACCAAGAAAGGAGCAATTCCAGCTCTTCCTACTGAATCTGAAGCCCTCACTTTGCTTAATGGAGGAGCATAGAACGAAGATGATGTTACCCTTTTAATTCTTTTTAATCGTGATATATTTCGACCCTTTATGAGTTTTTCCTTTCAATCAATCAAGGTAGTTTCAGCCTTTCATTTTTCACTTTTGGGGTTTCGGATTTTAATCGTTTCTTGTAATGATGAAAGACAATGCATTAAGGCACTTAATAAACTAAGCTTTCTTCCTATTGATTTGTCGGTGGAATCTTTCATTTTACCTTTCGTTTGGCGTTGCTTTCGGCCTTTTCAAGTTTTCCATTTCATCGTTATCACATTTAACTTGTGTGGAGTCAATCAATTATTAGGTGCTTCAACTCTTAACTAGATGCGTCGTACTATATAATCTCTTACATCTGTTTCACTTTAAGTTAATTTCGTTTAGGAGAGAAAATAATTTTCAGCAATTTCCTTTTTCATCAATCCCTGCCCCCCAGTAGGGAAATTTTGCTTAAGAGTTCATAGTTAGATAGTCTAGCTTAGTCTAACTGCAAAATGCAGTATTTAAGCCAGAAAACCGGTTATATTTGAGAGATAATTAGCCTCAAGCTTCCTAAGCACTTCGATACCATCAATTAGTTTGTCCCTGTGGTTTGAGGTGAAATCGTAACTATTGAGTAATGAACAAAACAACTTGATGGCCTGTATTCTGTAAAACTTGAGTATCAGATCTGCAGTTTGGAACTTAAAATGTTGTAGTTCTCATAACAATAGAAGGTTTTACTAGctcaaagaaaagaaagacaacaAGCTTTCGTGAAATCTTGAACAAACTAAGGGAGAGGAAATTGAATCTTTGAAACTTTCTTCGAGAATGGATTTGTACGTCCAACTTGCATTTTCGTCATGGCAAGTCCAGAAATTTCAAATGTCatccgtttggccatagattttaccaaaataaatttgggttttatttgacAAATATATGTTTGGCCATAGagtttgcctacattttggccaaatctcaaatcccaaatcccaaaaccagctccaaaatatcactattatatttttaaaaaattgccccaaacttttgtattttataaaagagctcaccatttattattttgtaacgatgttgcttcgtcttctcggtcatctgatagtgtatcatgtagttcattataaaaatgataattttatatcaaatttatttatgttcaggattataggttgcgataatataatgaaagTTATTAataatggtattgttgggtatttgtgatagttattagaacttgtgggtataagtcatatttcatatttttccaaaccaaacttcacccaaaacagatgtccaaacacattttcatcttcaaaccaaacttcacaaGAATAAATTTGTTATGACCAAACACTAGCTTAGTATTAGTTTCCAAAAT
It includes:
- the LOC104099662 gene encoding fructokinase-2 — its product is MGANGVSSGLIVSFGEMLIDFVPTVSGVSLAEAPGFLKAPGGAPANVAIAVTRLGGKSAFVGKLGDDEFGHMLAGILKQNGVQADGINFDKGARTALAFVTLRADGEREFMFYRNPSADMLLTPDELNLDVIRSAKVFHYGSISLIVEPCRSAHLKAMEVAKEAGALLSYDPNLRLPLWPSAEEARKQIKSIWDKADVIKVSDVELEFLTGSDKIDDESAMSLWHPNLKLLLVTLGEKGCNYYTKNFHGGVEAFHVKTVDTTGAGDSFVGALLTKIVDDQSILEDEARLKEVLRFACACGAITTTKKGAIPALPTESEALTLLNGGA